The genomic stretch CGTGTGGGGCGCGCGGGACCGCATCCTCCCCGCGCGGCACGCCGCGGACGCCCACGCCGCGATCCCCGGAAGCCGCCTCGAGGTCTTCGAGGATGTGGGCCACATGCCGCAGATCGAGGCGCCCCAGAGGTTCGTCGCGGTGCTCGAGCGCTTCCTCTCAGACACCGAGCCGGCGCACTTCGATCGGCAGGACTGGCGCAAACGCTTCCTGGGCGGCTAGACTGTCCTCGTTCAGGCCGGGCGAACGATCGTCCGGCACCCGCGTGTTCCGCGCCGCAGTTGTTGCACCAGCACCCTCCGCGCTCGCAGTTCACATCAACGCCGTGGAGGTAAACAACATGGCTACAGGAACCGTCAAGTGGTTCAACGACGACAAGGGCTTCGGCTTCATCAGCCCTGACGAGGATGGCGGCAAGGACCTCTTCGTCCACCACACCGCGATCAACTCGCAGGGCTTCGCCTCGCTCGCCGAGGGCGCCAAGGTGAGCTACACCGCTCAGGCCGGCGACAAGGGCCCGAAGGCCGTCGACGTCACCCAGCTCTAGTTCCCACGGCCGGCTTGCGCCGGCCGTGATCGTCGTACGCGGAGGGCCCCCCAGTGGGGCCCTCCGTCGTTTCGTGGGTTTCCACAGCGGCGGCGACGCGGGCGAGTCGCGGTGCGGCCCGGTCGTACCTACCGTCGCGAGCTCATGACAATCTGTGTGACCGGCGGCTCCAGCGGCCTCGGCCGGGCGATCGCCGAGCGCTTCGCCGCCGAGGGCGGCGACGTCTTCATCAACTACCACGCCGACGACGACGCCGCGCAGGCGGCGGCGGCCGCGGTGGAGGCGGCGGGCGGCCGTCCGCACGTCGTCAAGGCCGACATGGGCACGACCGAGGGCGTCGAGACGCTCATCGGCGCGGTCCGCGAGCGCACGGACCGCCTCGACCAGCTCGTCCACTGCGCCGCCATGGCGGTGACCGGATCGCTGCTGGAGACCGATCCCGAGACGCTCACCCGCTCGATCACGGTCAACGGCCTCGCGCTCGTCGCGCTCGTCCGCGCGGCGCTGCCGCTCATGGGGCCCGGCAGCAACGTCGTCTACCTGACCAGCCGCGGCGCCCGCTTCGCGATCCCGAACTACGGCACGCTCGGCACGGCGAAGGCGCTCGGGGAGCACATCGTGCGCTACCTGGCGGTCGAGTGCGCGCCGCACGGCATCCGCGTCAACAGCGTGTCGCCCGGTCCGGTCGAGACGGCCGCGTTCCGGGCGATGTTCCCGGGCAACTACCGCGACCGGCTCGACGCCGCCGCGAAGGCGAACCCGTCGGGCCGCGGGATCGAGCTCGAGGATGCCGCCGAGCTGGTGTGGGCGCTGACGCGGCCGGAGCTGGCGATGGTGCAGGGGCAGACGGTCACCGTCGACGGCGGCCTCTCGTTGTGAGCGCCGGCGCGCGCGGCGGCCTGTACGAGCCCGAGCGCGAGGCGGCCGATCCCGCGCAGCGCGACGCCGGCTCGCTCGCCCAGCTGCAGGTGCAGCTCGCCCGCTGCTACGAGCGCATCCCGTTCTACCGCCGCCACTGGGACGCCGCGCGCTTCCATCCCGATCAGGTGCGCACGTGGGACGACTTCACGCAGCGCTGCCCGACGATCGACAAGAAGCAGCTGGTCGCCGACCAGGCCGAGCATCCGCCGTTCGGCAGCTACCTGGGGATCGACCCCTCGGAGGTCGTGCGCATCCAGGCCTCGACCGGGACCTCGGGCGTCCCGACGCTCTACGGCGTCGGCGCCGAGGACTGGGCGCGCGCCGGCCGCGCCTTCGCCATGACTCAGTGGGCGATGGGCGTGCGGCCGGACGACGTCGTGCACTTCGCGTTTCCGTTCAGCCTGTTCTTCGGAGGCTGGGGCGTCCTCTACGGCGCGGAGACGATCGGCGCGACGTGCCTGCCGATCGGGGCCAACGACACGCAGCGCCACGTCGAGCTGCTGTTCCGGGTCGGCTCGACCGTGCTCGAGGCGACGCCCTCGTACGTGCTGCACATGGCCGAGGTCGCCCGTGAGCTCGGCCACGACCCGGCGCGCTCGCCGCTGCGGCGCGCGATCGTGGGCGGCGAGGCCGGCGGCGCGATCGGGCCCACGCGGGCGCGGATCATGGAGGCGTGGGGCCTCGAGTCCGTGTGCGACTCGGGCTCGACGTCGGAGATGTTCCCGTTCTGCACGAACACCGAGTGCACGGCGATGCAGGGGCCGCACCTGTGGAGCGACGAGGTCTGGACGGAGGTCGTGGCGGGCGACGACCCGCACCGGCGGCTGCCCGAGGGCGAGCGCGGGGCCGTCGTCTACACGCACCTGTGGCGCACGTCGCAGCCGATGATCCGCTTCGCGCCGGGCGACGCGGCGGTGATGACGACCGAGCCCTGCCCGTGCGGCCGCACGTACCCGCGTCTGGCCGGCGGCATCCTCGGCCGCCTCGACGACATGCTCGTCGTGCGCGGCGTCAACGTGTACCCGTCGGCGATCGAGCACGCGCTGCGGTCGATCGGCGGCCTCGGCCTGGAGTTCCGCGTCTTCGTCGACCGGCGCGAGGCGATGGACGAGATCACCGTGCAGGCCGAGCTCGCCGACGACACGCCCGGCGAGGACGAGCGGGCGCAGCTGCAGCGGCGCGCCGCCGAGGCGCTGCGCTACCACTGCCAGGTGCGCATCGGCTGCGAGCTCGTGGCGCCCGGGACCTTCGAGCGCGCGACGCTGAAGGCGCGCCGCGTCATCGACCGGCGCGCCGCGGCCGGGGTGTGACGGTGGCGAGCGCGGGACCGCCCGATCCGCGGCCGGCGGTGCGCGAGGCCGGCGGCGCCGTCGTGCTGGCCGGTGTGCGCTGCGAGCGCTGCGGGCACGTCGCCGCGGGCCCGCGCCCGCGCTGCGCCGTGTGCGGCGGCCCGGTCGCCGAGGCGCAGTTCGGGCCGGACGGAACGGTGTGGGCGGCGACCGTCGTGCGCGTCGCGGTGCCCGGACGCACGCCGCCGTACGGGCTGGCCTACGTCGACCTCGACCACGGCCCGCGGATCCTCGCCCACGCCCCCGGGGACGCGGCGCTCGCGGTCGGCAGCCGCGTGCGCCTCGCGGCGAAGACCGCCGACGGCGACCTGGCGGTGACGCCGGCGTGAGCGAGACGGTCTGCATCCACGGCGCGGGGAGCTCGCGCTTCGCCAAGCAGCCGGAGCGATCGCTCGCGGAGCTCGTCTGGGACGCGGTCATCGAGGCGCTCGACGACGCCGGGCCCGATGGGGCCGACGGGATCGACGCGGTGTACGTCGGCACGTGCTTCGGTGCGCCGGGCACGGCCCAGCGGGCGCTGCACACGCTCGGGATCGTCGGGGTGCCGATCGTGACGATCGAGAACGCGTGCGCGAGCGGCACCACCGCGTTCCACGAGGCGCGCGCGGCGATCCTCGACGGCCGCGCCCGCCGCGCGCTGGTGCTCGGCGTCGAGCAGATGAGCACGGCGTTCGCGGGGGCGATCCATCCCGAGCTCGGCGACGCCGAGGGCGCGAGCGGGATGGCGCTGCCGAGCCTGTACGCGATGTCGGCGAGCCGCTACCTGGCGAACGGGTGGGTCACGGAGCGCCAGCTCGCGCAGGTCTCGGTGAAGAACCACCGGCATGCCGAAGGCAACCCGCGCGCCCAGTACTCGGGGCGCTACACGGTCGAGGAGGTGCTCGCCTCGCGGCCGATCGCCGACCCGCTGACGCTGCTGCAGTGCTGCCCGACGTCGGACGCGGCGGCGGCGGTCGTGCTCGGGCCGGCGCGGGGCGCGGCGCGCGACGTGCCGGTGCGCGCGAGCCGGCTCGCGTCGGGCGGGCTGTGGGACCACCGCACCGACCATGTGTGGGGCTTTGCGCTGGTGCGCGATGTGGCGGCGGCCGCGTACGAGGAGGCCGGCATCGGGCCGCAGGACGCCGACCTCTTCGAGGTCCACGACGCGTTCACGATCGGCGAGATCGTCACGACCGAGGCGCTCGGGCTCGCCGCCGAGGGCGAAGGGGGCGCGCTCGTCGACAGCGGCCGCACCACGCTCGGGGGCCGCCAGCCCGTCAACCCCTCGGGCGGCCTCCTGTCGCGCGGGCATCCGCTGGGCGCGACGGGCGTGGCGCAGCTCTGCGAGGCGGTCTGGCAGCTGCGCGGCGACGCCGGCGCGCGGCAGGTGGACGGCGCGCGGATCGCGGTGGTGGAGACGATGGGCGGCGGCGTGTCGGGCATCGACGGCAACGGCGCCGTCGTGGCGGTCCTCGGTGGCTGAGCCCCGGCTCGACGACGACCTGCTGGCGCCGGCGTCGCTCGTCGACCCGTTCCCGCAGCTCGCCGTCCTGCGCGAGCGCGACCCGGTGCGCTGGAGCGAGCGCTACCGCGCGTGGCTGCTGACGCGCTACGACGACTGCGCGGCGGCGCACACGGACCCCCACTTCAGCTCGGACCGCATGACCCCGCTGCTGCGCCGCGCCGAGGAGCACGGCGCGCCCGACGCGCTGCTCGCCGCGCTGCGGGTGCTCGCGGGGTGGATGACCTTCAAGGACGGCCCGCCGCACCGGCGGCTGCGGGGCCTTGTCCTGCGCGCGTTCACACCGCGGACGGTGGCCCGGATGCGCGAGGGGATCGCGGCGGTCGCCGACGAGCTGCTCGACGACCTGGACGACGACGCCCGCGGTGAGGCCGACCTGGTCGCGCAGCTCGCCTACCCGCTGCCGGCGATCGTCATCGCCGAGATGCTGGGCGTCCCGCCGGCCGACCGCGACCGCTTCAAGGCGTGGTCGCGCGACGTCGCGGCGCTCGTGTTCGGCGCGGTCGACGATCCCGATCGCTACGAGCGCGCCCAGGCCGGGATGGGGGAGCTCATCGCGTACTTCGAGGAGCTGATCGACCAGGCCCGGGAGCGCGAGGACGACGTCCTGCTGTGCCACCTCGTGCGCGCGCAGACGCCGGAGGGCGACGCGCTGACCCGGACCGAGCTGCTGGCGATGTGCACGCTGCTGCTCTTCGGCGGCCACGAGACGACGACGAACCTCCTCAGCAGCGGGTTGCTCGCGCTGCTGCGCCATCCCGATCAGCTCGCGCTGCTCGCCGGCGACGACGCGCTCGCGCAGAGCGCCGTCGAGGAGTTCCTGCGCTATGACGGGCCGACGCGGCTGAGCGTGCGCGTGATGGCCGAGCCGCTGGAGCTGCGGGACCGCTCGCTGCGGGCGGGCGACCGCGTCTTCCTCGTGCTCGCGGCGGCGAACCGCGACCCGGAGCGCTTCGAGCGCCCGGACGAGCTCGACATCACGCGCGACCCGAACGCCCAGATCGGCTTCGGTCTGGGCCCGCACTACTGCCTCGGCGCGCCCCTGGCCCGCCTGGAGGCGCAGCTCACGATCCCGCGGGCCATCCGCCGGCTGCGCGAGCTCGAGCTGGCGGTCGACGCGGCGCAGCTGCGCTGGCAGCCGACGCTCCTGTCACGGTCGCTGCGTTCGCTGCCGGTGCGGTTCAGCGGCGTGACGAGCGCGTCGTAGCGCGCGCTCCGAACCGCAGCGTCCCGCTCCCGCGGGGCCAGCGCACGTGCAGACTGCCCCGCGGTTCGTTGGGCGCTCCTCGCACCCACCCGCTCACACGGAGCCTCGGGAGGTACCGGACGCGGTGCAGCCGGAGGCGGATGCGCCCCGTGGCGGCGTCGCGCCGCCCGGTCATCCACCCTCCACGCAGGCCCCTGACCCGTAGGGCCCCGCCGTTCGGCGCGGCCACCGCGGCGATCGCGATGGCATCGCTCACCGTGTCGGTCGTCGCCACGAGCAACGCGGGGTCCTGGTTCACCGGGACCGGCTTGCGCCGGGCAGGGGGCATACGGCGCGGCGCAACCGGCTGAATCTCGAGCAGCGGCTTCGTGTCCGCGCACGGGTTGCCCACCGGCCGGTCGTCGACGAACGCCAGCAGCGCCTGCTGCCCGCACGCGACGTCGGTGCGCAGGACGCCGTGCGCGCGGTTGGGCACCTCCATGAGCTGGGCGGCTGGGAAGAAGCTCGCCATTGCGCGCGCGTCCGCCGGCGGGGTGCGCAGGTCGAGCAGGCCGGATAGCACGAGGACCGGCACGGTGGGCGGGCCGGGCGCGCCGGTCACGGCCCGCGCCAGCGACGTCTGCGGCCAGCCGACGCACGACCAGCCGGGCGCCATGTCGCCGAGAGCCTGCCTCGTCAGCGGGCGGGCCGCGTCGCGCGGCAGGGCGTTGATCGCGCGCACCATCGAGGCGTGCCGCTGCGCCGGGCTCTGGCCGCGCTGCCAGGGCAGCCGCATGTCCGTGCAGTTCGTCGGAACCCAGATCGACGGGTTCAGCATGCGCTTCGTATAGCGCTGGCGCCCCAGCGCGGCGAGGCGCCTGAGCGGGGCGCCGTCGCCACGGAGCGCGGAGCGGACGGCGGACGGGTAGAACGCGCGCAGCGCGACGTTCTCGTCCGCCGCCAGCAGCACGTCGTAGATCGCGCCTGCGCCGATCCGGCGGGCGGCCGCGGCGGTGTCCGCCACGGGATGGCGCGTCACCGCGTCGCACGCGCCGTTCGCGCAGAGCGAGGAGAGCATCGGCGCGATCGCCGCGAAGGTCGCTCGCCCGCGCGGGTCGACGCCCGCGGGCTCCACCGGCGAGTCGAGCACCACGCGCTCCGTGCGGTCCGGGTGCGTGCGCGCGTACTGGCTGGCCACGAACGTGCCGTACGACGTTCCGTAGAGGAACAACTGCGGCGCACCGAGCGCCTCGCGGGCGGACTCGAGGTCGGCGACGCTGTCGGCGGTCGTGTAGAAGGCCGCGCGCCGGCCGAGGGCGCGCGCACAGCGTGCGGCGGCGTCCGGACAGCGCAGGTACGGGCGCGAGGCGCCGACGCCGCGCGGGTCGACGAGCACGAGCTGGTAGCGGCCGCGCAGCGGGGCGAACAGCCGCGCCGACTGCTGCGAGCGCCAGGTCGCCGACCCGCCCGGACCGCCCTCGATGTTGACGAGCGTTCGCGTCGGCTGCGGCG from Capillimicrobium parvum encodes the following:
- a CDS encoding Zn-ribbon domain-containing OB-fold protein; protein product: MASAGPPDPRPAVREAGGAVVLAGVRCERCGHVAAGPRPRCAVCGGPVAEAQFGPDGTVWAATVVRVAVPGRTPPYGLAYVDLDHGPRILAHAPGDAALAVGSRVRLAAKTADGDLAVTPA
- a CDS encoding cold-shock protein, which codes for MATGTVKWFNDDKGFGFISPDEDGGKDLFVHHTAINSQGFASLAEGAKVSYTAQAGDKGPKAVDVTQL
- a CDS encoding SDR family oxidoreductase, with the translated sequence MTICVTGGSSGLGRAIAERFAAEGGDVFINYHADDDAAQAAAAAVEAAGGRPHVVKADMGTTEGVETLIGAVRERTDRLDQLVHCAAMAVTGSLLETDPETLTRSITVNGLALVALVRAALPLMGPGSNVVYLTSRGARFAIPNYGTLGTAKALGEHIVRYLAVECAPHGIRVNSVSPGPVETAAFRAMFPGNYRDRLDAAAKANPSGRGIELEDAAELVWALTRPELAMVQGQTVTVDGGLSL
- a CDS encoding cytochrome P450, producing MAEPRLDDDLLAPASLVDPFPQLAVLRERDPVRWSERYRAWLLTRYDDCAAAHTDPHFSSDRMTPLLRRAEEHGAPDALLAALRVLAGWMTFKDGPPHRRLRGLVLRAFTPRTVARMREGIAAVADELLDDLDDDARGEADLVAQLAYPLPAIVIAEMLGVPPADRDRFKAWSRDVAALVFGAVDDPDRYERAQAGMGELIAYFEELIDQAREREDDVLLCHLVRAQTPEGDALTRTELLAMCTLLLFGGHETTTNLLSSGLLALLRHPDQLALLAGDDALAQSAVEEFLRYDGPTRLSVRVMAEPLELRDRSLRAGDRVFLVLAAANRDPERFERPDELDITRDPNAQIGFGLGPHYCLGAPLARLEAQLTIPRAIRRLRELELAVDAAQLRWQPTLLSRSLRSLPVRFSGVTSAS
- a CDS encoding phenylacetate--CoA ligase family protein, coding for MSAGARGGLYEPEREAADPAQRDAGSLAQLQVQLARCYERIPFYRRHWDAARFHPDQVRTWDDFTQRCPTIDKKQLVADQAEHPPFGSYLGIDPSEVVRIQASTGTSGVPTLYGVGAEDWARAGRAFAMTQWAMGVRPDDVVHFAFPFSLFFGGWGVLYGAETIGATCLPIGANDTQRHVELLFRVGSTVLEATPSYVLHMAEVARELGHDPARSPLRRAIVGGEAGGAIGPTRARIMEAWGLESVCDSGSTSEMFPFCTNTECTAMQGPHLWSDEVWTEVVAGDDPHRRLPEGERGAVVYTHLWRTSQPMIRFAPGDAAVMTTEPCPCGRTYPRLAGGILGRLDDMLVVRGVNVYPSAIEHALRSIGGLGLEFRVFVDRREAMDEITVQAELADDTPGEDERAQLQRRAAEALRYHCQVRIGCELVAPGTFERATLKARRVIDRRAAAGV
- a CDS encoding thiolase family protein — encoded protein: MSETVCIHGAGSSRFAKQPERSLAELVWDAVIEALDDAGPDGADGIDAVYVGTCFGAPGTAQRALHTLGIVGVPIVTIENACASGTTAFHEARAAILDGRARRALVLGVEQMSTAFAGAIHPELGDAEGASGMALPSLYAMSASRYLANGWVTERQLAQVSVKNHRHAEGNPRAQYSGRYTVEEVLASRPIADPLTLLQCCPTSDAAAAVVLGPARGAARDVPVRASRLASGGLWDHRTDHVWGFALVRDVAAAAYEEAGIGPQDADLFEVHDAFTIGEIVTTEALGLAAEGEGGALVDSGRTTLGGRQPVNPSGGLLSRGHPLGATGVAQLCEAVWQLRGDAGARQVDGARIAVVETMGGGVSGIDGNGAVVAVLGG
- a CDS encoding alpha/beta hydrolase, which translates into the protein MRSTLAVVLAAVAMLATAAAAHAELRFTPCTEAGQEGFECATLRVPLDRSGAVPGTVRLRVERLIQSPQPTRTLVNIEGGPGGSATWRSQQSARLFAPLRGRYQLVLVDPRGVGASRPYLRCPDAAARCARALGRRAAFYTTADSVADLESAREALGAPQLFLYGTSYGTFVASQYARTHPDRTERVVLDSPVEPAGVDPRGRATFAAIAPMLSSLCANGACDAVTRHPVADTAAAARRIGAGAIYDVLLAADENVALRAFYPSAVRSALRGDGAPLRRLAALGRQRYTKRMLNPSIWVPTNCTDMRLPWQRGQSPAQRHASMVRAINALPRDAARPLTRQALGDMAPGWSCVGWPQTSLARAVTGAPGPPTVPVLVLSGLLDLRTPPADARAMASFFPAAQLMEVPNRAHGVLRTDVACGQQALLAFVDDRPVGNPCADTKPLLEIQPVAPRRMPPARRKPVPVNQDPALLVATTDTVSDAIAIAAVAAPNGGALRVRGLRGGWMTGRRDAATGRIRLRLHRVRYLPRLRVSGWVRGAPNEPRGSLHVRWPRGSGTLRFGARATTRSSRR